A window from Longimicrobiales bacterium encodes these proteins:
- a CDS encoding helix-hairpin-helix domain-containing protein yields the protein MDRHAIAMVLEEIATLLESTGDNRFKARAFRTAARALEKTERDPTALLASGELRDVPGIGPATARVMEELIVTGESRYHLDLRERAPSGMRELLRVSGLGPKKIAQLHTVLGVSDLDALEAAARSGRIATVRGFGERTQQRILDGIAFARGLAGRRRYHQAEEAALRLAGFLDALSGVERTYIAGELRRGLEIVDGVSLVSVVRGGPANVAARIRSAAGLMWYEGDDRVVRGRFGDGLAVEVCLTTPDHLGAALLHMTGSAAHIAALAGVAAGRGVALTPLGLRDGDALLEAVDERAIYDALGLQTVPPELRETGEEVSLARDHALPRLVELDDLRGCFHCHTTHSDGKATVAEMAEGALALGWRYLGIADHSQNAGYAGGLSPAQIVRQQREIDAWNRGRASELRLFKGVEADILADGRLDYSDQPGVLETFDYVVGSVHSLFRMERGVMTARMCRAVSDRRLTMLGHARGRLLLIRDGYDVDLDEVIERAAAAGAAIEINADPHRLDMSWQHWPKARALGVRTAINPDAHSVNGMRTVRYGVNIARKASLTRDEVINAWPLQDVEAWLDERKRKSGEAN from the coding sequence ATGGATAGGCACGCGATCGCGATGGTGCTCGAAGAGATCGCGACGCTGCTGGAATCCACCGGAGACAACCGGTTCAAGGCACGCGCGTTCCGCACGGCGGCACGTGCGCTCGAGAAAACGGAGCGGGACCCGACGGCGCTGCTGGCATCGGGCGAGCTGCGCGACGTACCGGGCATCGGGCCGGCGACCGCGCGGGTCATGGAGGAGCTGATCGTCACGGGCGAATCCCGGTACCATCTCGATCTGCGGGAGCGTGCACCTTCCGGCATGCGGGAGCTGCTGCGCGTGTCGGGTCTGGGACCGAAAAAGATCGCGCAGCTCCATACCGTGCTGGGCGTGTCGGATCTGGACGCACTCGAGGCGGCCGCCCGCAGCGGGCGGATCGCGACTGTGCGCGGCTTCGGCGAACGAACTCAGCAGCGCATCCTCGATGGGATCGCGTTCGCGCGCGGACTGGCGGGGCGGCGGCGCTACCATCAGGCAGAGGAGGCCGCCCTGCGGCTGGCTGGCTTCCTCGACGCGCTCAGCGGTGTGGAGCGGACGTACATTGCCGGCGAGCTGAGACGCGGCCTGGAGATCGTGGACGGTGTATCTCTCGTGAGCGTCGTCCGCGGCGGACCGGCGAACGTCGCGGCCCGCATCCGATCCGCAGCCGGCCTGATGTGGTACGAGGGCGACGATCGAGTCGTGCGCGGCCGCTTCGGCGACGGCCTTGCCGTCGAAGTGTGCCTCACGACGCCCGACCATCTCGGCGCTGCGCTGCTGCACATGACGGGATCCGCCGCACACATCGCTGCGCTCGCGGGCGTGGCGGCTGGGCGTGGCGTCGCCCTCACGCCACTCGGCCTGCGCGACGGCGACGCACTGCTCGAGGCGGTGGATGAGCGCGCGATCTATGACGCACTCGGTCTCCAGACCGTGCCGCCCGAATTGCGCGAAACCGGCGAGGAGGTGTCGCTCGCGCGTGATCACGCGCTGCCGCGCCTGGTCGAGCTGGATGATCTGCGCGGCTGCTTCCACTGTCACACGACGCACAGCGACGGCAAGGCCACGGTCGCCGAGATGGCGGAAGGTGCGCTCGCCCTCGGCTGGCGCTATCTGGGTATCGCCGATCATTCGCAGAACGCGGGCTACGCCGGCGGGCTGTCGCCCGCGCAGATCGTGCGGCAGCAGCGCGAGATCGATGCATGGAACCGCGGGCGCGCCAGCGAGCTCAGACTCTTCAAGGGAGTGGAAGCCGATATCCTGGCCGATGGACGTCTCGACTACTCCGATCAGCCGGGTGTCCTCGAGACGTTCGACTACGTGGTCGGATCCGTTCATTCGCTGTTTCGGATGGAGCGCGGCGTGATGACTGCGCGCATGTGCCGTGCGGTGTCCGACCGGCGGCTGACCATGCTCGGTCACGCGCGCGGTCGACTGCTCCTCATCCGCGACGGGTACGACGTGGATCTCGACGAGGTCATTGAGCGCGCCGCTGCGGCCGGTGCGGCCATCGAGATCAATGCCGACCCGCACCGTCTCGACATGTCGTGGCAGCACTGGCCGAAAGCGCGCGCTCTCGGCGTCCGCACCGCCATCAATCCGGACGCACATTCGGTCAATGGCATGCGTACAGTCCGCTACGGTGTCAACATCGCGCGCAAGGCCTCCCTGACGCGTGATGAAGTGATCAATGCATGGCCGCTCCAGGATGTCGAAGCCTGGCTCGACGAAAGAAAGAGGAAGAGTGGCGAAGCGAACTGA
- the nth gene encoding endonuclease III, whose amino-acid sequence MAKRTETAKSKRAAAGPRSKKSGQNRTAPAVDPPQAVTAVRRPRGRESLAAKRARTSEIVSRLEAAYPDAKCSLDFGNAYELLVATILSAQCTDERVNMVTPALFRRYPTPEDLAAARPEELEEMIRSTGFFRNKAKSLLGMAAAVSEEHDGRVPADFDAMVKLPGVGRKTANVVVGNAFGINEGIAVDTHVRRVSGRLGLTRETDPVKIEPDLMKLVPRERWTDISHLLIYHGRAICRAPKPLCEDCILSDICPSSRV is encoded by the coding sequence GTGGCGAAGCGAACTGAAACAGCGAAGTCGAAGCGCGCCGCGGCAGGCCCGCGGTCGAAGAAATCCGGGCAGAACCGGACTGCCCCTGCTGTCGATCCGCCTCAGGCGGTCACGGCAGTCCGTCGCCCGCGCGGGCGCGAAAGTCTGGCAGCGAAGCGGGCGCGCACGTCCGAGATCGTCAGCCGGTTGGAGGCGGCGTACCCGGATGCGAAGTGTTCGCTCGACTTCGGCAATGCTTACGAGCTGCTCGTCGCGACCATCCTGTCGGCGCAGTGTACCGATGAGCGCGTCAACATGGTGACGCCCGCGCTGTTCAGGCGTTATCCGACGCCCGAAGACCTGGCCGCCGCACGGCCGGAGGAGCTGGAGGAGATGATTCGCTCCACCGGTTTCTTCCGCAACAAGGCGAAGAGCCTGCTCGGTATGGCAGCAGCCGTGAGCGAGGAGCACGATGGGCGGGTGCCTGCCGATTTCGACGCGATGGTGAAGCTGCCGGGTGTCGGCCGCAAGACGGCGAACGTCGTCGTGGGCAACGCGTTCGGCATCAACGAAGGCATAGCCGTCGATACGCACGTGCGGCGCGTAAGCGGCCGGCTCGGCCTCACGCGGGAGACGGACCCCGTGAAGATCGAGCCGGATCTGATGAAGCTGGTGCCGCGCGAACGGTGGACGGACATCTCACATCTCCTCATCTATCACGGCCGTGCCATCTGCAGGGCGCCCAAACCCCTCTGCGAGGACTGCATCCTGAGCGACATCTGTCCGAGCTCGCGCGTGTGA